A genomic region of Elephas maximus indicus isolate mEleMax1 chromosome 10, mEleMax1 primary haplotype, whole genome shotgun sequence contains the following coding sequences:
- the CLEC14A gene encoding C-type lectin domain family 14 member A — translation MRPALALCLLWQALCPGLGRGEHPIADRAICSPSGVCYSLHHATIQRQAAEEACSLRGGALTTVHGGPELRAVLALLRAGPGPGGGSRDLLFWVALERKKSCCTQENEPLRGFSWLWPDGYGSESETLQWVEEPQRSCTVRRCAGLQATGGVDPAGWKEMRCHLRADGYLCKYQFEGLCPAPRPGAASNLSYLAPFRLHSAALDFSPPGTEVSALCPGQLWVSASCVVDEVGTHWDGLPSGGLLCPCLGRYLRAGKCAELPNCLEDLGNFTCECAPGFELSKDGRSCVTSGEGQPTPGETKEATRRPQVTAATPVPRRTGSPTGHEKPGEIPFVSGRGSSSTSIPEIPQPGASSTMSTLHTSLQAKSEDTISPSGSEIPKFNTTFSSATPQTFDSSSTIVFILVSIAVVVLVILIMTVLGLFKLCFHKSPPSRPRKGPLATPRVESEAEATASHTNSAHCTDNGVMIRDCGLRDRAEGASLAGSSLGSGEA, via the coding sequence ATGAGGCCGGCGCTCGCCCTGTGCCTCCTCTGGCAGGCGCTCTGTCCTGGACTCGGCCGTGGCGAGCACCCCATCGCTGATCGCGCCATCTGCTCGCCCTCGGGGGTCTGCTACAGCCTGCACCACGCTACAATCCAACGACAGGCGGCCGAGGAGGCCTGCAGCCTGCGCGGCGGGGCGCTCACCACCGTGCACGGAGGCCCGGAGCTCCGGGCGGTGCTCGCGCTCTTGCGGGCCGGCCCGGGGCCTGGAGGGGGTTCCAGAGACCTTCTGTTCTGGGTCGCTCTGGAGCGCAAGAAGTCCTGCTGCACCCAGGAGAACGAGCCGCTGCGGGGCTTCTCCTGGCTGTGGCCCGACGGCTACGGGTCGGAGAGCGAGACGCTGCAGTGGGTCGAGGAGCCCCAACGCTCTTGCACTGTGCGGAGATGCGCAGGCCTCCAGGCCACTGGGGGAGTGGACCCGGCAGGCTGGAAGGAGATGCGATGCCACCTGCGCGCCGACGGCTACTTGTGCAAATACCAATTTGAGGGCTTGTGTCCCGCGCCGCGCCCCGGGGCCGCCTCCAACTTGAGTTACCTTGCGCCCTTCCGGCTGCACAGCGCGGCGCTGGACTTCAGCCCTCCGGGGACAGAGGTGAGTGCTCTCTGCCCCGGGCAGCTCTGGGTCTCTGCCAGCTGCGTTGTAGACGAGGTCGGTACGCACTGGGACGGGCTACCCTCTGGAGGCCTGCTCTGCCCCTGCCTCGGAAGGTACCTCCGTGCTGGCAAATGCGCTGAGCTCCCTAACTGCCTAGAGGACTTGGGAAACTTTACCTGTGAATGTGCCCCGGGCTTCGAATTGAGTAAGGACGGCAGATCTTGCGTGACCAGTGGGGAAGGACAGCCGACCCCTGGGGAGACTAAGGAGGCCACTAGGCGCCCGCAGGTCACTGCGGCCACCCCCGTGCCAAGGAGAACAGGGTCACCTACGGGCCATGAGAAACCAGGAGAGATACCCTTTGTCTCTGGACGAGGCAGTTCATCAACATCTATTCCCGAGATTCCTCAGCCGGGAGCATCGAGCACGATGTCCACCCTTCACACGTCCCTTCAAGCCAAGTCAGAAGACACCATCAGTCCTTCAGGAAGTGAAATCCCCAAATTTAACACCACGTTTTCCTCTGCCACTCCCCAGACTTTTGACTCCTCCTCCACCATAGTCTTCATACTTGTGAGCATAGcggttgtggtgttggtgatctTGATCATGACAGTGCTGGGGCTTTTCAAACTCTGCTTCCACAAGAGTCCTCCCTCCAGGCCCCGAAAAGGACCTTTGGCCACGCCGAGAGTGGAGAGTGAAGCTGAGGCTACGGCTTCGCACACCAATTCTGCACATTGCACAGACAATGGGGTGATGATTAGGGACTGTGGTCTGCGGGACAGGGCAGAGGGTGCCTCGCTGGCGGGgtcctctcttggctctggagaggCGTAA